Part of the Vitis vinifera cultivar Pinot Noir 40024 chromosome 13, ASM3070453v1 genome is shown below.
CTTGTATGAGACTGTTGAAAATCTCAGTGAAAGCACCTACCTTAATTGGACTCACTCTTTAAACAATCATGttgagttttgttttgttttatgatAGGGTTTGAAGCTGCTGAAGGAAGCTTGGTTATGTGAGATATTCCTTAAGAACATTGTTTATACCATTGCTAAGAAAGAATAGAACCTAAAAATTTTTTAGGAGAAGGGaaagaatcaaaattcaaaaccataCTTACAAAAAGAGAACCAAAACcattaattaaggaaaaaggaaagaaccAAAACCACTTTGTCTTTTCTTGTATacataatgaaattaaaacaagaagaaaGCCATTAATTCCACTTCAATCACTagttagttattttaatttcatctttttttttctctctctctctctatctctattTTAGTTTTGAAGCTCAATTCTAGGTACTTAAAAGCTAGTAGGCTACTTTTCTCGAGGAAATGGCTCCCGAGTCAGGTAAGCTTACCAAACTTAGTTGAATTATATGTTTGTTAATTTCCTTGTTTTCTTGATTAATTAAGTTGCTCCAAACCTAAATGGTTCTCACGACTTAAAAATAcgtttatattaatataaacatatttttaagcCATGAGAACCATTTAGATTTGGAgcaatttaagaaaaaatttcacCTATTTGATATAGGATATTATGAAGGTATATACACACGCACACATGTTCCTCTTAACCTTATAAATACATTTTGAAGCCACAAAAACCTTTTGAGCCGAAAACGGACAGTATCTATATGGTTGAAAGCAAGTGGTTACATTACAAATTTTGGTTGTggttcaaaactaattttggTTTTATGGTCCAATTCATGCATGGCAACTAAAGCAGCCCCTAAGATGAGCTTGAAGCTTCTAATCAACAAAAAGGACAATAAAGTTGTCTTTGCTGAAGCTGAATATTCTTTCATAGATTTCCTATTCAACCTCCTGACTTTGCCCATTGGCACCATCGTGAGTTTCCTCCCAAAAGAAAATTGCCTAAGAAACCTGCATGAAAGTATCAACAAACTGGAAGAAGCATACTTGCTGCCTAACCAGAGCAATGACTCGCCCCTAAAACTGAATACACCAGTCGATGCTATTCTTCCTTTCTTTGATCTTCCTTTATCATGGAGTGATAGACATGTGAAGGACGACTTGGTTACGTACATGGTGGCTAATGACTTGTCGGTTACACCCATGTCTATGACATCAACCATGGCTCTGTTTAAAAAGTACAACATAAGTGAAGTTGGTGttcttgaggaaaaggtggttGCCATTGGCCTTGAAGAGGTAAACAATTCTCTGGCTTATTGAgctttattgatttattttctgcCCTAATTTCTTGCATATTTGGTTGGAGTTATCCTTTTCCCAAGACACGATTAATCTAGATGTTACTTGCAAATTATTATGCTTTGTTTgctaattgattttaaaaatagttttctgtaTTAtagaataaatagaaaaaacatgttttcaattaagaaatagaaaacataatatttttaaataatattttttagttcattgtttttatttttatttttagagttgctttaaaaaatatttttaaaacacatttaaaaacatgaagaaaaaaaaataggttaacGAACATTTTAGGTTCCCCAACACATTTTTATTCTACAAAttatcataaaatagttttaaagaaCCGTTCTCAAGAAGTGTTTTCcacaaatgttttaaaaaacagtcttaattttttgtttgaagttttgaatGGTACTTTCTTTCTAATGTTGACTTAATCAATCTTTTTGTTCACTTTTCAGGCTTTGGACCTGTTGCATTGTGCTTTGCATTCCAAGGAAGCTCTCACTAAGGTTTTccttgagaaagaagaaacaaaaacaaaagaaggataAGGGGATGATTTAGTTTGTTCTCTTCCCTTACAATCTATAAATTTGGTTGTTTGAGGGCTAAACCATTGGAGTATGTAAACTCTCTTTGTTCTTGAATTTGTAACAATAATAAAGTCCTAAATCTCTAAATAATGTTTATGCTTAATTGTCTTTATATAACGTAAACTCTTTTTGTCCTTATAAAGAATATTTGCAGAGCTCCAATTTTATAGAACTggaataagaataataataataaaaattaatgtgctatacaatttttcaaagatcattccaaaataaagagaaaaagaaggtgAGATTTGTGTGATAGGGCAttcaaataagaataatttgggTATATTGCGAGACTACTTCAAAGATAAAAGTATTATGACTATGTGGTAATGTTTTTCAAGTGGTTATCAAAAAATAGtatttcaaaacaattcttaaaaagttaccaattattttcaagaataaaatcatgtttgagaatcaaatatgaaaaataattttcattacttGTTCTTTATGAAGATATTATGAAGTTAAGTATAATATAAAACCTCTTAAAGAATTCTTCAGTAAAAATGCTCTATAAAAAATTGTTCGAATCCATCAAAACCAACCAATTTggttcaatttttaatattcctGAAGTTTAGTTAGGTTTTGGAATTGTGGAAATtgatttaattgattcaatgtttatttttatatccattTTTCTTATCCCCTAATTGACAAAAATGGAATCAAAACGATGTTCTAAAATTTGTATTTCTTGTATGTGTGTAGACTCTATTTAAGTAATTCATTAATCATTACActcaaatcaattttcaaatacaaaaatcatatttcaaacaaaaattttaaatatatttgagactttatttccaaaagagttttaaataacttttgaaaattaattctatttaaaattgtatgttttctttaagaaatatttttgaaaataaattaaaaataataatttttaagatattccTTTAGAACATTGCTACTACAATAATGacaataaaattaagtataTATATGAGTTTGGTTATGTAAGATATTTCTTCCGAACATTGCTTATAACACGGTTAATAAAGAatagtaccaaaaaaaaaaaaaaaaaacaaaaggcttTTGAGGAGAAAtgaaagaattaatcaaaattcaagAAGTCCCACATTCTTGCTCATTATCCATCCGTTGTTTGTCCTTTTTGCCATGGCGCTATGGCTAGTGAGGCAAATTACATTTTTTCAGACACTGAAAAAGCCCAGGAAGGTTATGTGAAAGGGGCGGTGACATATATGGTAACGGATGCTTTGGTTGTGAAGCCTCTTTCCACTATGTCCATTGTTGATCTCCTCAACAAGTCCAATATAAATGAAGTGGGAGGTGAACTGGAAGAGAAGGTGGTTGATTCCACCATGCGTGAAGTATGTGATCTAACCATCTGTAGCTCTTTTAGATTGAATAGCCTATCTTGATCATAATGTTATATAGAGTTGTATAGTGCTTATCTGCCTCATTCACGGATTGGTTTTTCCGTATTGATAATCCTTCCATCTCAttgtttataatcaaattaaacTGAACTATTTATATATAGTAGTGGGTCAGATTTCTTTATGTTATTTCTTCTTAAATGAATGCTGTTGCTATCACTTCTCATGTTCTGTTTGCACTCATGATAGGGTTTGAAGCTGCTGATAAACGCATCGCTCCAGTCCAAAACTGCCTTGACGAATGTCTTCCTTGGGAATACAGGCCAGGCATAAAGAATTATGTTGGATTTCAAGTGCTACTTTCAGAAATACTCAAGGCTTTTGTTTTGCAAAGTTTCTGGTTTTGTAAGCAGAAGATTAAATCTGCTTATTTATGGAGGGTTTGAAACTGCGACGGCATCTATGCAGACCAAGCAAGCTTCTGCCAATGGCTTGCTTTTTAAAAGTTACAAAGGACTTCTTAGCTTATATATCCACCCTCACAAGTAGAACTTTGCATTATTAGCCCCAGGGTTTGAATCTAAAGgcatttttttagagaaatgcAGCTCTTACCACTGTCATTATTACGCCCATTTACATCACTCCACTCCGTTcatgaatgaaaaaattaattttaccgAAAGCACAGCTGAAGAAGCTGAGAAGTGAATCATATGgttaaactaccaattttctTACAGTCGGTTTTTGACTTTCAAATATGCTAACAGGGaaacaaatatgtaaaattgtAAATGACCTCTCATCAAATGAACCTCTGATATCATGTTAAACTaacaattttcctaaaagcttgacttgtaggatttgggttcATAATGTATATCATCCTTCTTTAATACGTATAATATCACATTGAAATCTCTCAAGGAAATTGATAGTGTAAGGTTGATATTGGCAACTTCAAAGTTACAATTCCATCAATTTATATACAAAATGATGTACATAATAAAGACATATGAGATTTTAACGTGGTTTGACCAAACCTACATCCATGAATAAGAAGAACCACTTTACCATAccataaaaaatacaataaagaaTATAACCAGATAAAAAGACAACTATTATGTCCTTGTTTTTACTTTACACCCTGAACCATCCTGAAACCTTATGTCTACTCCTTGTATCTTCATAAGTTCATCCATCATGTTATAACTTTTTCCCTTAATGACttacaatatttatatacatattcttaataattaacatttttaatttataaagaaaactaatattaaaatgatatgcgactatagaaaatattttgtataacaTTCTTTATACAAATTTGAGTTTGAAGCTTCTATTAGACACAAACAACAACAATTGAAGTCATTTTTACTAAAAGAAGACAAGACTTAATTTATAGATTTCCTCTTCAACCTTAAGGCTTTACCTGTTAGAACTGTGATTAGTCCTCTTACAAAGAAGAGCAAGGTAGGTTGCCTCGATAACTTGTATGAGAGTGTTGAAAATCTCAGTGAAAGCACCTACCTTAATTGGACTCACTCTTTAAACAATCATGttgagttttgttttgttttatgatAGGTTTTGAAGTTGTTGAAGGAAGCTTGGTTATGTGAGATATTCCTTGAGAACATTGCCTATACCATTGCTAAGAAAGAATAGAACCCAAAAACTTTTTAGGAGAAGGGaaagaatcaaaattcaaaaccataCTTGCAAAAATAGAACCAAAACCATTAATTGGGGAGAAAGGAAAGAACCAAAACCACATTGTCTTTTTTTATATgcataatgaaattaaaacaagaagaGAGCCATTAATTCCACTTCAATCACTagttagttattttaatttcatcttttttttttctctctccctctctctattTTAGTTTTGAAGCTCAATTCTAGGTACTTAAAAGCTAGTAGGCTATTTTTCTCGAGGAAATGGCTCCCAGATCATGTAAGCTTACCAAACTTAGTTGAATTATATGTTCGTTAATTTCCTTGTTTTCTTGATTAATTAAGTTGCTCCAAACCTAAATGGTTCTCACGgcttaaaaatatgtttaggtCAGGagcaatttttaagaatttttttctcctatttgaTATGGGATATCAtgaaggtatatatatacacacacgtACCTCTTAACCTTATAAATGCATTTTGAGGCCACAAAAACCTTTTGAGCCAAAAACCGACAGTATCTATATGGTTGAAAGCAAGTGGTTACATAACAAATTTTGGTTATGGTCCAAAACTAATTTTGGTTTTATGGTCCAATTCATGCATGGCAACTAAAGCAGCCCCTAAGATGAGCTTGAAGCTTCTAATCAACAAAAAGGACAATAAAGTTGTCTTTGCTGAAGCTGAATATTCTTTCATAGATTTCCTATTCAACCTCCTGACTTTGCCCATTGGCACCATCGTGAGTTTCCTCCCAAAAGAAAATTGCCTAAGAAACCTTCATGAAAGTATCAACAAACTGGAAGAAGCTTACTTGCTGCCTAACCAAAGCAATGACTCGCCCCTAAAACTGAATACACCTGTCGATGCTATTCTTCCTTTCTTTGATCTTCCTTTATCATGGAGTGATAGACATGTGAAGGACGACTTGGTTACGTACATGGTGGCTAATGACTTGTCGGTTACACCCATGTCTATGACATCAACCATGGCTCTGTTTAAAAAGTACAACATAAGCGAAGTTGGTGttcttgaggaaaaggtggttGCCATTGGCCTTGAAGAGGTAAACAATTCTCTGGCTTATTGGGCTTTAATTGATTTCTTTTCTGCCCTAGATTCTTGCATATTTGGTTGGAGTTATCCTTTTCTCAAGACACAACTAATCAGTAGATGTTACTTACAAATTATTAAGCCTTGCTTggtaattgattttgaaaatagttttctgtaTTAcagaataaacaaaaaaaacatgttttcaattaggaaatagaaaatatgatgcttttaaataacatttttttagttcattgtttttatttatttttttagagtttctttaaaaaataattttaaaaatatgaaaaaatgattaaaaatataatattacagataaaattatttttaaaaacaggaaaaaaaatattaaagaacgTTTTAGGTTTTCCAACACATTTTTAtcctataaattattataaaatagttttaaaggaCCGTTCTCAATAATTGTTTTCcctaaatgttttcaaaaacagtcttaatttttgtttgaagttATGAAAGGTACTTTCTTTTCTAATGTTGATTTaatccatctttttgttcacTTTTCAGGCTTTGCTCTTGTTGCATTGTGCTTTGCATTCCAAGGAAGCTCTCACTAAGGTCTTCCtttagaaagaagaaacaaaaacaaaagatggATAAGGGGATGATTTAGTTTTTTCTCCTCCCTTACAATCTATAAATTTGGTTGTTTGAGAGCTAAACCATTCGAGTATGTAAACTCTCTTTGTTCTTGAATTTGTAAAAATCATAAAGTTCTCAATCTCTAAATAATGTTTGTGCTTAATTGTCTTTATATAATGTAAACTCTTTGTCCTTATAAAGAATCCTTGCATAGCCTCATTTTATAGAACtagaataagaataagaaaaaaattaatgtgcTATACAATTTGTCAAAGATCAttccaaaataaagagaaagaggAGGTGAGATTTGTGTGGTAAGGCATTCAAATAAGAATAATTCGGGTACATTAGGAGGTTATTTCAAAGATAAAAGTATTATGACTATGGTAATGTTTTTTAAATGGTTATCAGAAAATAGTATTTGAgaacaattcttaaaaagttatcaattattttcaagaataaaatcatgtttgaaaatcaaatatgaaaaacaattttcattgcTTGTTTTTTTGTGAAGTTGTTATAGAATTAAGTATAATATAAAACCTTGTAAAGAATTCTTcgataaaaatactttataaaaaattgtttgaatccatcaaaatcaaccaaactggttcaattttttatattaattgtgAAGTTCATTTAGGTTTTGAAATCGTGGAAACtgatttaattgattcaatgttcatttttatatttgttttttttattccctAATTGACAAAATCGGAATCAAAACAGTATTCTAAAATTTGCATTTTTTGTATGTGTATAGACTCTATTTAAGTAATTCATTAATAATTACActccaatcaattttcaaatgcaaaaatcatattccaaacaaaaattttaaatatatttgagacTTTATAtccaaaagaattttaaataacttttgaaaattaattctacTTCAAATCGTATGTTTtgtttaagaaatattttcgaaaataattttagaaaaaataattctaaagaTATTCCTTCATAACATTGCTTATAACAAGGTTAATAAAGAATAATACAAACAATAAACAAAAGGTTTTTGAGgagaaatgaaataattaatcaaaattcaagCAGTGCCACATATATGGTAACGGATGCTTTGTTGTGAAGCCCCTTTCCACTATGTCCATTGTTGATCTCCTCAACAAGTCCAATATAAATGAAGTGGGAGGTGAACTGGAGGAGAAGGTGGTTGATTCCACCATGCGTGAAGTATGTGATCTAACCATCTGTAGCTCTTTTAGATTGAATAGCCTATCTTGATCATAATGTTATATAGAGTTGTATAGTGCTTATCTGCCTCATTCACAGACATTGTTTTTTCCGTATTGATAATCCTTCCATCTCAttgtttataatcaaattaaacTGAACTATTTATATATAGTAGTGGGTCAGATTTCTTTATGTTATTTCTTCTTAAATGAATGCTGTTGCTTTCACTTCTCCTGTTCTGTTTGCACTCATGATAGGGTTTGAAGCTGCTGATAAACGCATCGCTCCAGTCCAAAACTGCCTTGACGAATGTCTTCCTTGGGAATACAGGCCAGGCATAAAGAATTATGTTGGATTTCAAGTGCTACTTTTAGAAATACTCAAGGGTTTTGTTTTGAAAAGTTTCTGGTTTTGTAAGCAGAAGATTAATCTGCTGTCAGCATCTTAATTTATGGAGGGTTTGAAACTGCGATGGCATCTATGCAGACCAAGCAAGCTCCTGCCAATGGCTTCCTTTGTAAAAGTTACAAAGGGCTTCTTAGCTTATGTGTCTACCCTCACAAGGTAGAACTTTGCGTTATTAGCCACAGGGTTTGAatcaaaaggaatttttttagagaaatgcAGCTCTTACCACTATCATTATTAGACCCATTTACATCACTCCACTCCGTTcatgaatgaaaaaattaattttaccgAAAGCATAGCTAAAGAAGCTGAGAAGTGAATCTTATTgttaaactaccaattttctTGCAGTCATTTTTTTGACATTCAAATATGCAAATAGggaaataaatatgtaaaattgtGAAAGACCTCTCCTCAAATGAACCTCTAATATCATGTTAAACTaacaattttcctaaaaacatgacttgtaggatttgggttcATAATGTAGATCATGCTTCTCTAATACTTATAATATCACATTGAAATCTCTCAAGGAAATTGATAGTGTAAGGTTGATATTGGCAACTTCAAAGTAACAGTTCCATCAATTTATATACAAAATGATGCACATAATAAAGATACATGAGATTTTAACGTGGTTGGACCAGACCTACAGCCATGAGTAAGAAAAACCACTTTACCATGccatagaaaatataatataggatataaaccaaaaaaaagaaaacaattgttATGTCCTTGTTTTTACTCTATACCCCCAACCATCCTGAATAACCTTATGTCTACTCCTTGTATCTTCATAAGTTCCTCATCATGTTATAACCTTTTCCCTAAATGACtaacaatatttatatacatattcttaataattaacgtttttattttataaagaaaactaatattaaaatgatatatgattatagaaaatattttgtataacaTTCTTTATACAAGTATGAGTTTGAAGTTTCTATTAGACACAAACAACAACAATTGAAGTCCTTTTTACTGAAGCGAGACAAGacttcatttataaatttccTCTTTAACCTTCAGGCTTTGCCTGTTGGAACTGTGATCAGTCTCCTTACAAAGAAGAGCAAGCTAGGTTGCCTCGATAACTTGTATGAGAGTGTTGAAAATCTTAGTGAAAGCACCTACCTTAATTGAACTCACTCTTTAAACAATCATGTTGGGTTTTGTTTGGTTCTATGATAAGGCTTGAAGTTGCTGAAGGAAGCTTGGTTATGTGAGATATTCCTTGAGAACATTGGCTATACTATTGCTAAGAAAGAATAGAACCCAAAATCTTTTTAGGAGAAGGGaaagaatcaaaattcaaaaccataCTTGCAAAAAGAGAACCAAAACCATTAATTAAGGAGAAAGGAAAGAACCAAAACCACTTTATCTTTGctcatatatataattaatttaaaacaagaAGAGAGTCATTAATTCCATATCAAGATCACTAGTTAGCTATTTTAATTtcatctcttttttttctctttctatttttgttttgaagcttAATTCGAAGTACTTAAAAGTTAGCACACTACTTTTCTCGAGGAAATGGCTTCCATGTCATGTAAGCTTACAAAACTTAGTTGAATTATATGtttgttaattttcttattttcttgattAATTAAGCTGCTCTAGACCGTGAGAACCCTTTAGGTCTGGAGGagttcaagaaattttttctctTGTTAATTTGATATGGGATATCATGAAGGTATATacagacacacacacacattccTCTTAACCTTATAAATACATTTTGAAGCCACAAAAACCTTTTGAGCCCAAAACCGATAGTATCTATATGGTGGAAAGCAAGTGGTTACATAACAAATTTTGGTTATgatccaaaactaatttttgttttatggtccaatttatgcatggcAACTAAAGCAACCCCTAAGATGAGCTTGAAGCTTCTAATCAACAAAAAGGATGATAAAGTTGTCTTTGCTGAAGCTGAATATGATTTCATAGATTTCCTATTCAACCTCCTAACTTTGCCCATTGGCACCATCGTGAGTTTACTCCCAAAAGAAAATTGCCTAAGAAACCTGCATAAAAGTATCAACAAACTGGAAGAAGCTTACTTGCTGCCTAACCAAAGTGTGGACTCGCTCCTAAAAATGAATACACCAGTCGACGCtattcttcatttctttgaTCTTCCTTTGTCATCGAGTGATAGACATGTGAAAGACGGCTTAGTTACCTACATGGTGGCTGATGACTTGTCGGTAACACCCATGTCCATGACATCAACCATGGCTCTGTTTAAGAAGTACAACATACAAGAAGTTGATGttcttgaggaaaaggtggtttCAATTGAGTTCGTAGGGGTAAACAATTCTCTACCTTGTTGGGttttaattgatttcttttCTGCCCTATATTCTTGCAGATTTGGTTGGAGTTATCCTTTTCACATGACACAATTAATCAATAGATGTTACTTGCAAATTATTAAGCCTTGTTtgataattgattttgaaaatagttttttgtctTTCAGAATAAACAGAAAAACACGTTTTCAATTATGAAATAGAAAACatgatgtttttaaataacatcttttagttaattgttttatttgtttttttaagagttgttttaaaaaataattttacaaatatgaaaaaaatgattaaaaatatagtattaaatgtaaaaaaaaaaaaaattaacattaaaaaaatagattgaaGAACTTTTTAGGTTCTCCAAcacatttttattctataaataattataaaatagttttaaagaaCCGTTCTCAAGAAGTGTTTTccataattgttttaaaaaacagtcttaattttttctttgaagTTTTGAAAGGTACTTTCTTTTCTAATGTTGACTTAATCAATCTTTTTGTTCACTTTTCAGGCTTTGGACCTATTGCATTTTGCTTTGCATTCCAAGGAAGCTCTCACTAAGGTCTTCCTTgggaaagaagaaacaaaaacaaaagaaggataAGGGGATGATTTAGTTTGTTCTCTTCCCTTACAATCTATAAATTTGGTTGTTTGAGGGCTAAACCATTGGAGTATGTAAACTCTCTTTGTTCTTGAATTTGTAACAATAATAAAGTCCTGAATCTCTAAATAATGTTTATGCTTAATTGCCTTTATATAATGTAAACTCTTTTTGTCCTTATAAAGAATATTTGCAGAGCTCCAATTTTATAGAACTggaataagaataatattaataaaaattaatgtgcTATACAATTTGTCAAAGATCAttccaaaataaagagaaagaggAGGTGAGATTTGTGTGATAGAGCAttcaaataagaataatttgggTACATTACGAGGCTATTTCAAAGATAAAAGTATTTTGACTATGtggtaattgttttcaaatggttatcaaaaaatagtatttcaaaacaattcttaaaaagttACCAATTATTTCCAAGAATAAAATCATGTTTgagaatcaaatatgaaaaacaattttcattacTTGTTCTTTATGAAGATATTATGGAATTAAGTATAATATAAAACCTCTTAAAGAATTCTTCAGTAAAAATGCTCTATAAAAAATTGTTCGAATCCATCAAAACCAACCAAATTggttcaatttttaatattcgtGAAGTTTAGTTAGGTTTTGGAATCATGGAAATtgatttaattgattcaatgtttatttttatatccattTTTCTTATCCCCTAATTGACAAAAATGGAATCAAAACGATCTTCTAAAATTTGTATTTCTTGTATGTGTGTGGACTCTAATTAAGTAATTCATTAATAATTACActcaaatcaattttcaaacacaaaaatcatatttcaaacaaaaattttaaatatatttgagactttatttccaaaataattttaaataacttttgaaaattaattctatttaaaattgtatgttttctttaagaaatatttttgaaaataaattaaaaataataatttttaagatattccTTTAGAACATTGCTACTACAATAATGACAACAAAATTAAGTATATATATGAGTTTGGTTATGTAAGATATTTCTTCCGAACATTGCTTATAACACGGTTAATAAAGaacagtaaaaaaaatgaagagaaaaaacaaaaggtttttgaggagaaaggaaagaattaatcaaaattcaagAAGTCCCACATTCTTGCTCATTATCCATCCGTTGTTT
Proteins encoded:
- the LOC109123731 gene encoding uncharacterized protein LOC109123731 — translated: MATKAAPKMSLKLLINKKDNKVVFAEAEYSFIDFLFNLLTLPIGTIVSFLPKENCLRNLHESINKLEEAYLLPNQSNDSPLKLNTPVDAILPFFDLPLSWSDRHVKDDLVTYMVANDLSVTPMSMTSTMALFKKYNISEVGVLEEKVVAIGLEEALDLLHCALHSKEALTKVFLEKEETKTKEG
- the LOC109123732 gene encoding uncharacterized protein LOC109123732 — protein: MSLKLLINKKDNKVVFAEAEYSFIDFLFNLLTLPIGTIVSFLPKENCLRNLHESINKLEEAYLLPNQSNDSPLKLNTPVDAILPFFDLPLSWSDRHVKDDLVTYMVANDLSVTPMSMTSTMALFKKYNISEVGVLEEKVVAIGLEEALLLLHCALHSKEALTKVFL
- the LOC104881147 gene encoding uncharacterized protein LOC104881147, which translates into the protein MASMSSTPKMSLKLLINKKDDKVVFAEAEYDFIDFLFNLLTLPIGTIVSLLPKENCLRNLHKSINKLEEAYLLPNQSVDSLLKMNTPVDAILHFFDLPLSSSDRHVKDGLVTYMVADDLSVTPMSMTSTMALFKKYNIQEVDVLEEKVVSIEFVGALDLLHFALHSKEALTKVFLGKEETKTKEG